One Methylosinus sp. C49 DNA segment encodes these proteins:
- a CDS encoding DNA translocase FtsK 4TM domain-containing protein, which yields MRSNAFRHVSEPVREFTARRAAELAGAALIAASVAAALALVSWSARDPSFNHATTGRVRNLLGSGGAVAADILMQLLGLAAIAAILPIAAQGLRLVTQRALHRPLLRFGLWIIGALAAAAVVSLLPVTDRWPLPTGLGGVLGDAVLALPRRFFGESAAAMALVALVGAGTAILALTGAAGFGFEAAASAHAEDEPADRRFDEEEEDDEPGVAIVSLGALIHAGLTIKTLVTRRFAALLARRRQPVEIEEPSGPPLLSARREPVFDAFSFVPPPAPARAAAAAAAPREEDYDEPPPASARVMEPVGPLKQGKRVMRERQPTLFESRNEHYRYELPPLLLLSEPKKQAAAAKISQDALEQNARLLEGVLEDFGVKGEIINVRPGPVVTLYELEPAPGIKSSRVIGLADDIARSMSAVSARVAVVSGRNAIGIELPNHRRETVFLRELLACEDFEKTKHRLAIALGKTIGGEPVIVDLARMPHLLVAGTTGSGKSVAINTMILSLLYRMKPEECRLIMVDPKMLELSVYDNIPHLLTPVVTDPKKAVVALKWAVREMEDRYKKMSKLGVRNIEGFNQRVVEAQAKGEIITRTVQTGFDRETGEAIFEREEMELHPLPFIVVIVDEMADLMLVAGKDIEGAIQRLAQMARAAGIHLIMATQRPSVDVITGTIKANFPTRISFQVTSKIDSRTILGEQGAEQLLGQGDMLYMAGGGRISRVHGPFVSDNEVEKIVAHLKTQGQPQYLDAITTEDEPSEEAVESAAPGSMDAEEGADLYDRAVAIVLRDRKCSTSYIQRRLSIGYNKAASLVEQMEREGVVGQANHAGKREILVGGGIDRGAFDIDAA from the coding sequence ATGCGCAGCAACGCATTCCGTCACGTTTCCGAGCCGGTGCGCGAATTCACGGCGCGCCGAGCCGCGGAGCTCGCCGGCGCGGCGCTGATAGCGGCCTCGGTCGCGGCGGCTCTGGCGCTGGTCTCCTGGTCGGCGCGCGATCCCTCCTTCAATCATGCGACCACCGGGCGTGTGCGCAATCTGCTCGGCTCCGGCGGCGCGGTCGCCGCCGATATATTGATGCAGCTGCTCGGCCTCGCGGCGATCGCGGCGATATTGCCGATCGCCGCGCAGGGCCTGCGGCTCGTCACCCAGCGCGCGCTGCACCGGCCGCTGCTGCGCTTCGGCTTGTGGATCATCGGCGCGCTCGCGGCCGCGGCGGTCGTCTCGCTCCTGCCCGTCACCGATCGCTGGCCGCTGCCCACCGGGCTCGGCGGCGTGCTCGGCGACGCCGTGCTGGCGCTGCCGCGCCGCTTCTTCGGCGAATCGGCCGCGGCCATGGCGCTGGTGGCGCTGGTCGGCGCCGGAACCGCCATTCTCGCCCTCACCGGCGCCGCCGGCTTCGGCTTCGAGGCCGCCGCGTCCGCCCATGCCGAGGACGAGCCCGCCGACCGCCGATTCGACGAGGAGGAAGAGGACGACGAGCCCGGCGTCGCCATCGTCTCGCTGGGCGCGCTCATTCACGCCGGCCTCACGATAAAGACACTCGTGACGCGTCGCTTCGCCGCGCTGCTGGCGCGCCGTCGTCAGCCGGTCGAGATCGAGGAGCCGTCCGGTCCGCCTTTGCTCTCCGCCCGCCGCGAGCCGGTCTTCGACGCTTTCTCCTTCGTCCCGCCGCCGGCGCCCGCGCGCGCCGCAGCCGCCGCCGCTGCGCCGCGCGAGGAGGATTACGACGAGCCGCCGCCGGCCTCCGCCCGCGTGATGGAGCCCGTCGGGCCGCTGAAGCAGGGCAAGCGCGTGATGCGCGAGCGCCAGCCGACTTTGTTCGAGAGCCGTAATGAGCACTATCGCTACGAGCTGCCGCCGCTGCTGCTGCTGAGCGAGCCAAAGAAGCAGGCCGCCGCCGCCAAAATCTCGCAGGATGCGCTGGAGCAGAACGCGCGCCTGCTGGAGGGCGTGCTCGAGGATTTCGGCGTCAAGGGCGAGATCATCAATGTGCGCCCCGGCCCGGTGGTGACGCTCTATGAGCTCGAGCCCGCGCCCGGCATCAAATCGTCGCGCGTGATCGGCCTCGCCGACGATATCGCGCGCTCCATGTCGGCGGTCTCGGCGCGCGTCGCTGTCGTCTCCGGCCGCAACGCGATCGGCATAGAGCTGCCCAACCATCGCCGCGAGACCGTCTTCCTGCGCGAATTGCTCGCCTGCGAGGATTTCGAGAAGACCAAGCATCGCCTGGCCATAGCGCTCGGCAAGACGATCGGCGGCGAGCCGGTCATCGTCGATCTCGCGCGCATGCCGCATCTTCTCGTCGCTGGCACCACCGGCTCCGGCAAATCGGTCGCCATCAACACGATGATCCTGTCGCTGCTCTACCGGATGAAGCCGGAAGAGTGCCGCCTCATCATGGTCGATCCGAAAATGCTCGAGCTTTCGGTCTATGACAACATTCCCCATCTGCTGACGCCCGTCGTCACCGACCCCAAAAAGGCGGTGGTGGCCCTCAAATGGGCGGTGCGCGAGATGGAGGACCGCTACAAGAAAATGTCCAAGCTCGGCGTGCGCAATATCGAGGGCTTCAACCAGCGCGTCGTCGAGGCCCAGGCCAAGGGCGAGATCATCACCCGCACGGTGCAGACCGGCTTCGATCGCGAGACCGGCGAGGCGATTTTCGAGCGCGAGGAGATGGAGCTGCATCCTCTGCCCTTCATCGTCGTGATCGTCGACGAGATGGCGGATCTGATGCTCGTCGCCGGCAAGGATATCGAAGGCGCGATTCAACGCCTCGCGCAAATGGCGCGCGCGGCCGGCATTCATCTCATAATGGCGACGCAGCGTCCCTCGGTCGATGTCATCACCGGCACGATCAAGGCCAATTTCCCGACGCGCATCTCCTTCCAGGTGACGTCGAAGATCGACAGCCGCACCATTTTGGGCGAGCAGGGCGCCGAGCAGCTCTTGGGGCAGGGCGACATGCTCTATATGGCCGGCGGCGGCCGCATCTCGCGCGTGCACGGGCCTTTCGTCTCGGACAATGAGGTCGAGAAGATCGTCGCGCACTTAAAGACGCAAGGGCAGCCGCAATATCTCGACGCCATCACCACGGAGGACGAGCCCTCCGAGGAGGCCGTGGAGAGCGCCGCGCCCGGCTCGATGGATGCGGAGGAGGGCGCCGATCTCTACGATCGCGCCGTGGCGATCGTGCTGCGCGACCGCAAATGCTCGACGAGCTACATTCAGCGGCGCTTGTCGATCGGCTACAACAAGGCCGCGTCGCTGGTGGAGCAGATGGAGCGCGAGGGCGTGGTGGGCCAGGCCAATCACGCCGGCAAGCGCGAGATATTGGTGGGCGGCGGGATCGACCGCGGGGCGTTCGATATAGACGCGGCGTGA
- a CDS encoding peptidoglycan-binding domain-containing protein, producing the protein MRWCVCKSHGIIDYRSADAPPARKPDEVRISASVGLGGVNSYSDVLKIQQLLHKIPKINGGPAPLLATDGICGPLTRGAILEFQKKQFPANPQFHDGWRPDGRVDPGKWTIDKMNVIANWGSRTDLLEIARQQAPLARARVMNALHRLSVVRSSYALPSPLFSNAQLKREADWHFKFHKAAYPLDNIDAVSTIYQRMNAALTKFIAGSFPLFQLSDHYREDALAYAHVGGYSFSIAEIESGEQGAYIYVANERFGSLPVIIHELGHYCGGRFKSGREIDHVSTPHPKPNGAAREAGRHDYRRMTPQEALRNVYSYQVYALPEMGYGPPESGQI; encoded by the coding sequence ATGCGTTGGTGTGTTTGCAAATCGCACGGCATTATCGATTATCGTTCCGCGGATGCGCCGCCGGCGCGCAAGCCGGACGAGGTTCGGATTTCCGCATCCGTCGGTCTCGGCGGCGTCAATTCCTATTCGGACGTGCTGAAGATTCAGCAGCTTCTCCACAAGATCCCGAAGATCAACGGCGGTCCCGCGCCGCTGTTGGCGACAGACGGCATATGCGGACCGCTGACGCGCGGCGCTATTCTCGAGTTTCAAAAGAAACAGTTTCCGGCAAATCCGCAATTCCATGACGGCTGGCGCCCGGACGGGCGCGTCGATCCGGGCAAATGGACGATCGACAAGATGAATGTCATCGCCAATTGGGGCAGCCGAACCGATTTGCTGGAGATCGCGCGGCAACAGGCTCCGCTGGCGCGAGCGCGGGTGATGAACGCCCTCCACCGCCTTTCGGTCGTGCGGTCCTCCTACGCATTGCCGAGCCCGCTATTCTCCAATGCGCAGCTGAAGCGCGAGGCGGATTGGCATTTCAAATTCCATAAGGCGGCCTATCCGTTGGACAATATCGACGCGGTGTCGACGATCTATCAGCGTATGAACGCCGCCTTGACCAAATTCATCGCCGGCAGCTTCCCGCTCTTCCAATTGTCGGATCACTATCGCGAGGACGCTCTCGCCTATGCGCATGTGGGCGGATATTCGTTCAGCATCGCAGAAATCGAATCCGGCGAGCAGGGCGCCTACATCTATGTCGCCAATGAGCGGTTCGGCAGCCTCCCGGTCATCATTCACGAGCTGGGCCATTATTGTGGCGGCCGTTTCAAATCCGGGCGCGAGATCGATCACGTCAGCACGCCGCATCCCAAGCCGAATGGCGCGGCGCGCGAAGCGGGACGACACGACTACCGGCGCATGACGCCGCAGGAAGCATTGAGGAATGTCTACAGCTATCAGGTCTACGCTCTGCCGGAGATGGGCTATGGCCCGCCCGAGTCGGGACAGATCTGA
- a CDS encoding pentapeptide repeat-containing protein — MTQAARHGKGQFKIDLAGAFIRRTDLSNANLEGADLSRADCANAIFRGANMKDAVLDGTVLKGADLTGARNLTKAQIARAIVDERTILPSDLAD, encoded by the coding sequence ATGACGCAGGCGGCCAGACACGGGAAAGGCCAATTTAAAATCGACCTCGCCGGTGCGTTCATTCGCCGAACGGACCTCAGCAACGCCAATTTGGAAGGCGCCGATCTGAGTCGGGCCGATTGCGCCAATGCAATTTTCCGCGGCGCGAATATGAAGGACGCGGTTTTGGACGGAACCGTTCTGAAGGGAGCGGATCTCACGGGTGCGCGCAATCTCACCAAGGCGCAGATCGCTCGGGCGATCGTCGACGAGAGAACCATCCTCCCCTCCGATCTCGCCGACTGA
- the rfbF gene encoding glucose-1-phosphate cytidylyltransferase, which translates to MKAVIFAGGLGTRLSEETDNRPKPMIEIGGKPILWHIMKIYSQHGVNEFIVCLGYRGYFIKDYFTNYFLHMSDVTFDLAENKTIVHNKMAEPWRITLVDTGIETMTGGRLKRIADYLPDNEPFCLTYGDGVADIDIAGEIDYHRAHGRLATMTVVRPPGRFGAVTMDGDHILSFDEKPRGDGGWINGGFFVMWKKALDYIDGDSTALEQQPLTRIAADGQLRAYRHDGFWQCMDTLRDKRFLEQLWSGGEAPWKVWA; encoded by the coding sequence GTGAAGGCCGTAATATTCGCAGGCGGTCTCGGCACGCGCCTCAGCGAGGAGACCGATAATCGCCCCAAGCCCATGATCGAGATCGGCGGCAAGCCGATCCTGTGGCACATAATGAAGATCTACTCGCAGCATGGGGTCAACGAGTTCATCGTCTGCCTCGGCTATAGAGGCTATTTCATCAAGGACTATTTCACCAACTACTTCCTGCATATGAGCGACGTCACCTTCGACCTCGCCGAGAACAAGACCATCGTCCACAACAAGATGGCAGAGCCCTGGCGGATCACGCTGGTCGACACGGGCATAGAGACGATGACCGGCGGACGCCTCAAGCGCATCGCAGATTATCTCCCCGATAACGAGCCCTTCTGCCTCACCTATGGCGACGGCGTCGCCGATATCGATATTGCGGGCGAGATCGACTATCACCGCGCCCATGGCCGGCTCGCGACCATGACGGTGGTGCGTCCGCCGGGCCGCTTCGGCGCCGTCACCATGGACGGCGACCACATTCTCTCCTTCGATGAAAAGCCGCGCGGCGACGGCGGCTGGATCAATGGCGGCTTCTTCGTGATGTGGAAGAAGGCGCTCGATTATATCGACGGCGATTCGACCGCGCTCGAGCAGCAGCCGCTGACCCGCATCGCCGCCGACGGGCAATTGCGCGCCTATCGCCACGACGGCTTCTGGCAATGCATGGACACGCTGCGCGACAAACGTTTCCTCGAGCAATTGTGGAGCGGCGGCGAAGCGCCCTGGAAGGTCTGGGCGTGA